One segment of Megachile rotundata isolate GNS110a chromosome 4, iyMegRotu1, whole genome shotgun sequence DNA contains the following:
- the shi gene encoding dynamin-1 shibire isoform X2, with protein MAGNTGMEQLIPIVNKLQDAFTQLGVHMQLDLPQIAVVGGQSAGKSSVLENFVGKDFLPRGSGIVTRRPLILQLINSTTEYAEFLHCKGKKFVDFDEVRKEIEAETDRITGSNKGISNIPINLRVYSPNVLNLTLIDLPGLTKVPIGDQPADIEAQIKAMIFQFIKRENCLILAVTPANTDLANSDALKLAKEVDPQGVRTIGVITKLDLMDDGTDARDILENKLLPLRRGYIGVVNRSQKDIEGRKDIKNALAAERKFFLSHPSYRHIADRLGTPYLQRVLNQQLTNHIRDTLPALRDRLQKQLLTLEKDVEQYKHFRPDDPAIKTKAMLQMIQQLQSDFERTIEGSGSAQINTNELSGGAKINRLFHERFPFEIVKMEFDEKELRREIAFAIRNIHGIRVGLFTPDMAFEAIVKKQINRLKEPSLKCVDLVVQELSNVVRICTDRMSRYPRLREETERIITTHVRQREQLCKEQLILLVDCELAYMNTNHEDFIGFANAAASSHNASAQQSSENAVKSGRHTLGNQVIRKGYMCIHNLGIMKGGSKDYWFVLTSESISWYKDEEEREKKYMLPLDGLKLRDLEQGFMSRRHLFALFNPEGRNVYKDSKQLELSCETQDDVDSWKASFLRAGVYPEKSTEQANGEGEGGSEAQSSMDPQLERQVETIRNLVDSYMKIVTKTTRDLVPKTIMHLIINNAKDFINGELLAHLYASGDQASMMEESPEEAQKREEMLRMYHACKEALRIIGDVSMATVSTPVPPPVKNDWLASGENPRLSPPSPGGPRRGVTQPPPLSSSRAPPPVPTGGRPAPAIPNRPGPGGPPPARSTPGLPPPMVPSRGGGLQQRVTQAATQAAANAAVNELMDAFKIKRPVPNIPPRIPDRPYYGRLN; from the exons ATGGCAGGAAACACGGGTATGGAACAGTTGATCCCAATCGTGAACAAGCTGCAAGATGCATTCACGCAACTTGGGGTGCACATGCAACTGGATCTGCCACAGATCGCGGTGGTGGGTGGACAGAGTGCAGGAAAAAGTTCTGTTCTCGAGAACTTTGTCGGAAA AGACTTCTTACCTAGAGGATCAGGCATAGTAACCAGAAGACCACTTATCTTACAACTGATTAATAGTACAACTG aatATGCTGAGTTTCTACATTGTAAAGGTAAAAAGTTTGTGGATTTTGATGAAGTACGGAAGGAAATCGAAgcagaaacagacagaattACTGGCAGTAATAAGGGTATTTCTAATATACCTATAAATTTAAGAGTGTATTCACCCAAtg ttttaaatttaacattGATTGACTTGCCTGGCCTTACAAAAGTACCAATTGGAGATCAACCCGCAGATATAGAAGCTCAAATCAAAGCTATGATTTTTCAATTCATCAAAAGGGAAAATTGTCTTATATTGGCAGTAACTCCTGCAAATACTGATTTGGCTAACAGTGATGCTCTTAAACTTGCCAAAGAAGTAGATCCTCaag GTGTACGTACAATTGGTGTTATTACAAAACTGGATCTTATGGATGATGGTACAGATGCAAGAGATATTCTGGAAAATAAGCTGTTACCTCTGAGACGAGGTTATATAGGTGTTGTTAATAGAAGTCAAAAAGATATAGAAGGTcgaaaagatattaaaaatgctTTAGCAGCTGAAAGGAAGTTTTTCTTAAg ccACCCATCTTATCGGCACATAGCAGATAGGTTAGGAACACCATATTTGCAACGTGTTTTAAATCAACAGTTGACAAATCATATCAGGGATACTTTACCAGCATTAAGAGATAGATTACAAAAACAGTTACTTACATTGGAGAAAGATGTAGAACAGTACAAACATTTCAGACCTGATGATCCTGCCATAAAAACAAAAGCTATGTTACA GATGATACAACAGCTTCAGTCAGATTTTGAAAGGACTATAGAAGGTTCAGGATCTGCACAAATCAATACAAACGAGCTTAGCGGAGGTGCTAAGATAAATAGATTATTCCATGAACGTTTTCCATTTGAAATAGTTAAAATGGAATTTGATGAAAAAGAATTGAGGAGAGAAATTGCTTTTGCCATTAGGAATATTCACG GTATCAGGGTAGGTTTGTTTACTCCTGATATGGCTTTTGAGGCAATAGTTAAAAAACAGATCAATAGACTCAAGGAACCTAGTCTAAAATGCGTGGATTTAGTAGTGCAAGAACTCAGTAACGTTGTACGCATTTGTACTGATAGA ATGTCACGTTATCCTAGATTGAGGGAAGAAACGGAACGTATTATTACTACTCATGTTAGACAACGTGAACAGTTGTGCAAGGAGCAGTTGATACTTCTGGTTGATTGTGAACTTGCGTACATGAATACGAATCATGAAGACTTTATTGGTTTCGCCAA CGCGGCAGCCAGTAGCCATAATGCAAG TGCACAACAGTCCTCCGAAAATGCAGTCAAATCCGGGCGTCATACGTTGGGCAATCAAGTAATACGCAAGGGGTACATGTGTATCCATAATCTCGGTATAATGAAAGGTGGCTCAAAAGATTATTGGTTTGTCCTAACATCGGAGAGTATTTCTTGGTACAAGGACGAAGAA GAACGCGAGAAGAAGTACATGTTACCTTTAGATGGATTAAAATTACGCGATTTGGAACAAGGTTTCATGTCCCGACGTCACTTGTTCGCTTTGTTTAATCCTGAGGGCAGAAACGTTTACAAGGATTCCAAGCAGCTTGAATTAAGTTGTGAAACACAGGACGATGTTGACTCTTGGAAAGCTTCTTTCCTCAGAGCTGGCGTATATCCTGAAAAGTCAACGGAACAAGCGAATGGCGAAGGAgag GGTGGATCAGAAGCTCAGTCATCGATGGATCCTCAGTTGGAGCGACAAGTGGAGACCATCAGAAATCTTGTGGATTCGTACATGAAGATTGTCACGAAAACTACTCGCGATCTCGTTCCAAAGACAATTATGCACTTGATCATCAATAACGCGAAGGATTTCATCAATGGAGAGCTGTTGGCACATTTGTACGCGAGTGGTGATCAG GCTTCGATGATGGAAGAATCGCCTGAAGAAGCACAAAAACGGGAAGAAATGTTACGCATGTATCACGCATGCAAGGAGGCACTTCGTATCATCGGAGATGTCTCAATGGCGACGGTGTCCACTCCAGTACCACCGCCAGTGAAAAACGATTGGTTGGCGTCTGGCGAGAATCCAAG GTTATCACCACCATCACCTGGTGGGCCAAGACGTGGAGTGACACAGCCACCACCTCTTTCTAGTTCTCGTGCTCCACCGCCGGTGCCAACAGGGGGCCGTCCAGCACCGGCTATTCCTAACAGACCTGGACCTGGTGGACCACCACCGGCCCGTTCTACACCTGGCCTACCTCCTCCTATGGTACCATC TCGTGGGGGTGGTCTACAACAGAGGGTGACGCAAGCTGCGACGCAGGCCGCTGCTAACGCCGCTGTGAACGAGCTGATGGACGCATTCAAGATCAA GCGTCCCGTCCCCAATATTCCTCCCCGAATTCCCGACAGACCGTACTATGGCCGATTAAACTGA
- the shi gene encoding dynamin-1 shibire isoform X6: MAGNTGMEQLIPIVNKLQDAFTQLGVHMQLDLPQIAVVGGQSAGKSSVLENFVGKDFLPRGSGIVTRRPLILQLINSTTEYAEFLHCKGKKFVDFDEVRKEIEAETDRITGSNKGISNIPINLRVYSPNVLNLTLIDLPGLTKVPIGDQPADIEAQIKAMIFQFIKRENCLILAVTPANTDLANSDALKLAKEVDPQGVRTIGVITKLDLMDDGTDARDILENKLLPLRRGYIGVVNRSQKDIEGRKDIKNALAAERKFFLSHPSYRHIADRLGTPYLQRVLNQQLTNHIRDTLPALRDRLQKQLLTLEKDVEQYKHFRPDDPAIKTKAMLQMIQQLQSDFERTIEGSGSAQINTNELSGGAKINRLFHERFPFEIVKMEFDEKELRREIAFAIRNIHGIRVGLFTPDMAFEAIVKKQINRLKEPSLKCVDLVVQELSNVVRICTDRMSRYPRLREETERIITTHVRQREQLCKEQLILLVDCELAYMNTNHEDFIGFANAAASSHNASAQQSSENAVKSGRHTLGNQVIRKGYMCIHNLGIMKGGSKDYWFVLTSESISWYKDEEEREKKYMLPLDGLKLRDLEQGFMSRRHLFALFNPEGRNVYKDSKQLELSCETQDDVDSWKASFLRAGVYPEKSTEQANGEGEEGYEGGSEAQSSMDPQLERQVETIRNLVDSYMKIVTKTTRDLVPKTIMHLIINNAKDFINGELLAHLYASGDQASMMEESPEEAQKREEMLRMYHACKEALRIIGDVSMATVSTPVPPPVKNDWLASGENPRLSPPSPGGPRRGVTQPPPLSSSRAPPPVPTGGRPAPAIPNRPGPGGPPPARSTPGLPPPMVPSRPVPNIPPRIPDRPYYGRLN, encoded by the exons ATGGCAGGAAACACGGGTATGGAACAGTTGATCCCAATCGTGAACAAGCTGCAAGATGCATTCACGCAACTTGGGGTGCACATGCAACTGGATCTGCCACAGATCGCGGTGGTGGGTGGACAGAGTGCAGGAAAAAGTTCTGTTCTCGAGAACTTTGTCGGAAA AGACTTCTTACCTAGAGGATCAGGCATAGTAACCAGAAGACCACTTATCTTACAACTGATTAATAGTACAACTG aatATGCTGAGTTTCTACATTGTAAAGGTAAAAAGTTTGTGGATTTTGATGAAGTACGGAAGGAAATCGAAgcagaaacagacagaattACTGGCAGTAATAAGGGTATTTCTAATATACCTATAAATTTAAGAGTGTATTCACCCAAtg ttttaaatttaacattGATTGACTTGCCTGGCCTTACAAAAGTACCAATTGGAGATCAACCCGCAGATATAGAAGCTCAAATCAAAGCTATGATTTTTCAATTCATCAAAAGGGAAAATTGTCTTATATTGGCAGTAACTCCTGCAAATACTGATTTGGCTAACAGTGATGCTCTTAAACTTGCCAAAGAAGTAGATCCTCaag GTGTACGTACAATTGGTGTTATTACAAAACTGGATCTTATGGATGATGGTACAGATGCAAGAGATATTCTGGAAAATAAGCTGTTACCTCTGAGACGAGGTTATATAGGTGTTGTTAATAGAAGTCAAAAAGATATAGAAGGTcgaaaagatattaaaaatgctTTAGCAGCTGAAAGGAAGTTTTTCTTAAg ccACCCATCTTATCGGCACATAGCAGATAGGTTAGGAACACCATATTTGCAACGTGTTTTAAATCAACAGTTGACAAATCATATCAGGGATACTTTACCAGCATTAAGAGATAGATTACAAAAACAGTTACTTACATTGGAGAAAGATGTAGAACAGTACAAACATTTCAGACCTGATGATCCTGCCATAAAAACAAAAGCTATGTTACA GATGATACAACAGCTTCAGTCAGATTTTGAAAGGACTATAGAAGGTTCAGGATCTGCACAAATCAATACAAACGAGCTTAGCGGAGGTGCTAAGATAAATAGATTATTCCATGAACGTTTTCCATTTGAAATAGTTAAAATGGAATTTGATGAAAAAGAATTGAGGAGAGAAATTGCTTTTGCCATTAGGAATATTCACG GTATCAGGGTAGGTTTGTTTACTCCTGATATGGCTTTTGAGGCAATAGTTAAAAAACAGATCAATAGACTCAAGGAACCTAGTCTAAAATGCGTGGATTTAGTAGTGCAAGAACTCAGTAACGTTGTACGCATTTGTACTGATAGA ATGTCACGTTATCCTAGATTGAGGGAAGAAACGGAACGTATTATTACTACTCATGTTAGACAACGTGAACAGTTGTGCAAGGAGCAGTTGATACTTCTGGTTGATTGTGAACTTGCGTACATGAATACGAATCATGAAGACTTTATTGGTTTCGCCAA CGCGGCAGCCAGTAGCCATAATGCAAG TGCACAACAGTCCTCCGAAAATGCAGTCAAATCCGGGCGTCATACGTTGGGCAATCAAGTAATACGCAAGGGGTACATGTGTATCCATAATCTCGGTATAATGAAAGGTGGCTCAAAAGATTATTGGTTTGTCCTAACATCGGAGAGTATTTCTTGGTACAAGGACGAAGAA GAACGCGAGAAGAAGTACATGTTACCTTTAGATGGATTAAAATTACGCGATTTGGAACAAGGTTTCATGTCCCGACGTCACTTGTTCGCTTTGTTTAATCCTGAGGGCAGAAACGTTTACAAGGATTCCAAGCAGCTTGAATTAAGTTGTGAAACACAGGACGATGTTGACTCTTGGAAAGCTTCTTTCCTCAGAGCTGGCGTATATCCTGAAAAGTCAACGGAACAAGCGAATGGCGAAGGAgag GAAGGATATGAG GGTGGATCAGAAGCTCAGTCATCGATGGATCCTCAGTTGGAGCGACAAGTGGAGACCATCAGAAATCTTGTGGATTCGTACATGAAGATTGTCACGAAAACTACTCGCGATCTCGTTCCAAAGACAATTATGCACTTGATCATCAATAACGCGAAGGATTTCATCAATGGAGAGCTGTTGGCACATTTGTACGCGAGTGGTGATCAG GCTTCGATGATGGAAGAATCGCCTGAAGAAGCACAAAAACGGGAAGAAATGTTACGCATGTATCACGCATGCAAGGAGGCACTTCGTATCATCGGAGATGTCTCAATGGCGACGGTGTCCACTCCAGTACCACCGCCAGTGAAAAACGATTGGTTGGCGTCTGGCGAGAATCCAAG GTTATCACCACCATCACCTGGTGGGCCAAGACGTGGAGTGACACAGCCACCACCTCTTTCTAGTTCTCGTGCTCCACCGCCGGTGCCAACAGGGGGCCGTCCAGCACCGGCTATTCCTAACAGACCTGGACCTGGTGGACCACCACCGGCCCGTTCTACACCTGGCCTACCTCCTCCTATGGTACCATC GCGTCCCGTCCCCAATATTCCTCCCCGAATTCCCGACAGACCGTACTATGGCCGATTAAACTGA
- the shi gene encoding dynamin-1 shibire isoform X3, with product MAGNTGMEQLIPIVNKLQDAFTQLGVHMQLDLPQIAVVGGQSAGKSSVLENFVGKDFLPRGSGIVTRRPLILQLINSTTEYAEFLHCKGKKFVDFDEVRKEIEAETDRITGSNKGISNIPINLRVYSPNVLNLTLIDLPGLTKVPIGDQPADIEAQIKAMIFQFIKRENCLILAVTPANTDLANSDALKLAKEVDPQGVRTIGVITKLDLMDDGTDARDILENKLLPLRRGYIGVVNRSQKDIEGRKDIKNALAAERKFFLSHPSYRHIADRLGTPYLQRVLNQQLTNHIRDTLPALRDRLQKQLLTLEKDVEQYKHFRPDDPAIKTKAMLQMIQQLQSDFERTIEGSGSAQINTNELSGGAKINRLFHERFPFEIVKMEFDEKELRREIAFAIRNIHGIRVGLFTPDMAFEAIVKKQINRLKEPSLKCVDLVVQELSNVVRICTDRMSRYPRLREETERIITTHVRQREQLCKEQLILLVDCELAYMNTNHEDFIGFANAQQSSENAVKSGRHTLGNQVIRKGYMCIHNLGIMKGGSKDYWFVLTSESISWYKDEEEREKKYMLPLDGLKLRDLEQGFMSRRHLFALFNPEGRNVYKDSKQLELSCETQDDVDSWKASFLRAGVYPEKSTEQANGEGEEGYEGGSEAQSSMDPQLERQVETIRNLVDSYMKIVTKTTRDLVPKTIMHLIINNAKDFINGELLAHLYASGDQASMMEESPEEAQKREEMLRMYHACKEALRIIGDVSMATVSTPVPPPVKNDWLASGENPRLSPPSPGGPRRGVTQPPPLSSSRAPPPVPTGGRPAPAIPNRPGPGGPPPARSTPGLPPPMVPSRGGGLQQRVTQAATQAAANAAVNELMDAFKIKRPVPNIPPRIPDRPYYGRLN from the exons ATGGCAGGAAACACGGGTATGGAACAGTTGATCCCAATCGTGAACAAGCTGCAAGATGCATTCACGCAACTTGGGGTGCACATGCAACTGGATCTGCCACAGATCGCGGTGGTGGGTGGACAGAGTGCAGGAAAAAGTTCTGTTCTCGAGAACTTTGTCGGAAA AGACTTCTTACCTAGAGGATCAGGCATAGTAACCAGAAGACCACTTATCTTACAACTGATTAATAGTACAACTG aatATGCTGAGTTTCTACATTGTAAAGGTAAAAAGTTTGTGGATTTTGATGAAGTACGGAAGGAAATCGAAgcagaaacagacagaattACTGGCAGTAATAAGGGTATTTCTAATATACCTATAAATTTAAGAGTGTATTCACCCAAtg ttttaaatttaacattGATTGACTTGCCTGGCCTTACAAAAGTACCAATTGGAGATCAACCCGCAGATATAGAAGCTCAAATCAAAGCTATGATTTTTCAATTCATCAAAAGGGAAAATTGTCTTATATTGGCAGTAACTCCTGCAAATACTGATTTGGCTAACAGTGATGCTCTTAAACTTGCCAAAGAAGTAGATCCTCaag GTGTACGTACAATTGGTGTTATTACAAAACTGGATCTTATGGATGATGGTACAGATGCAAGAGATATTCTGGAAAATAAGCTGTTACCTCTGAGACGAGGTTATATAGGTGTTGTTAATAGAAGTCAAAAAGATATAGAAGGTcgaaaagatattaaaaatgctTTAGCAGCTGAAAGGAAGTTTTTCTTAAg ccACCCATCTTATCGGCACATAGCAGATAGGTTAGGAACACCATATTTGCAACGTGTTTTAAATCAACAGTTGACAAATCATATCAGGGATACTTTACCAGCATTAAGAGATAGATTACAAAAACAGTTACTTACATTGGAGAAAGATGTAGAACAGTACAAACATTTCAGACCTGATGATCCTGCCATAAAAACAAAAGCTATGTTACA GATGATACAACAGCTTCAGTCAGATTTTGAAAGGACTATAGAAGGTTCAGGATCTGCACAAATCAATACAAACGAGCTTAGCGGAGGTGCTAAGATAAATAGATTATTCCATGAACGTTTTCCATTTGAAATAGTTAAAATGGAATTTGATGAAAAAGAATTGAGGAGAGAAATTGCTTTTGCCATTAGGAATATTCACG GTATCAGGGTAGGTTTGTTTACTCCTGATATGGCTTTTGAGGCAATAGTTAAAAAACAGATCAATAGACTCAAGGAACCTAGTCTAAAATGCGTGGATTTAGTAGTGCAAGAACTCAGTAACGTTGTACGCATTTGTACTGATAGA ATGTCACGTTATCCTAGATTGAGGGAAGAAACGGAACGTATTATTACTACTCATGTTAGACAACGTGAACAGTTGTGCAAGGAGCAGTTGATACTTCTGGTTGATTGTGAACTTGCGTACATGAATACGAATCATGAAGACTTTATTGGTTTCGCCAA TGCACAACAGTCCTCCGAAAATGCAGTCAAATCCGGGCGTCATACGTTGGGCAATCAAGTAATACGCAAGGGGTACATGTGTATCCATAATCTCGGTATAATGAAAGGTGGCTCAAAAGATTATTGGTTTGTCCTAACATCGGAGAGTATTTCTTGGTACAAGGACGAAGAA GAACGCGAGAAGAAGTACATGTTACCTTTAGATGGATTAAAATTACGCGATTTGGAACAAGGTTTCATGTCCCGACGTCACTTGTTCGCTTTGTTTAATCCTGAGGGCAGAAACGTTTACAAGGATTCCAAGCAGCTTGAATTAAGTTGTGAAACACAGGACGATGTTGACTCTTGGAAAGCTTCTTTCCTCAGAGCTGGCGTATATCCTGAAAAGTCAACGGAACAAGCGAATGGCGAAGGAgag GAAGGATATGAG GGTGGATCAGAAGCTCAGTCATCGATGGATCCTCAGTTGGAGCGACAAGTGGAGACCATCAGAAATCTTGTGGATTCGTACATGAAGATTGTCACGAAAACTACTCGCGATCTCGTTCCAAAGACAATTATGCACTTGATCATCAATAACGCGAAGGATTTCATCAATGGAGAGCTGTTGGCACATTTGTACGCGAGTGGTGATCAG GCTTCGATGATGGAAGAATCGCCTGAAGAAGCACAAAAACGGGAAGAAATGTTACGCATGTATCACGCATGCAAGGAGGCACTTCGTATCATCGGAGATGTCTCAATGGCGACGGTGTCCACTCCAGTACCACCGCCAGTGAAAAACGATTGGTTGGCGTCTGGCGAGAATCCAAG GTTATCACCACCATCACCTGGTGGGCCAAGACGTGGAGTGACACAGCCACCACCTCTTTCTAGTTCTCGTGCTCCACCGCCGGTGCCAACAGGGGGCCGTCCAGCACCGGCTATTCCTAACAGACCTGGACCTGGTGGACCACCACCGGCCCGTTCTACACCTGGCCTACCTCCTCCTATGGTACCATC TCGTGGGGGTGGTCTACAACAGAGGGTGACGCAAGCTGCGACGCAGGCCGCTGCTAACGCCGCTGTGAACGAGCTGATGGACGCATTCAAGATCAA GCGTCCCGTCCCCAATATTCCTCCCCGAATTCCCGACAGACCGTACTATGGCCGATTAAACTGA
- the shi gene encoding dynamin-1 shibire isoform X1, translating into MAGNTGMEQLIPIVNKLQDAFTQLGVHMQLDLPQIAVVGGQSAGKSSVLENFVGKDFLPRGSGIVTRRPLILQLINSTTEYAEFLHCKGKKFVDFDEVRKEIEAETDRITGSNKGISNIPINLRVYSPNVLNLTLIDLPGLTKVPIGDQPADIEAQIKAMIFQFIKRENCLILAVTPANTDLANSDALKLAKEVDPQGVRTIGVITKLDLMDDGTDARDILENKLLPLRRGYIGVVNRSQKDIEGRKDIKNALAAERKFFLSHPSYRHIADRLGTPYLQRVLNQQLTNHIRDTLPALRDRLQKQLLTLEKDVEQYKHFRPDDPAIKTKAMLQMIQQLQSDFERTIEGSGSAQINTNELSGGAKINRLFHERFPFEIVKMEFDEKELRREIAFAIRNIHGIRVGLFTPDMAFEAIVKKQINRLKEPSLKCVDLVVQELSNVVRICTDRMSRYPRLREETERIITTHVRQREQLCKEQLILLVDCELAYMNTNHEDFIGFANAAASSHNASAQQSSENAVKSGRHTLGNQVIRKGYMCIHNLGIMKGGSKDYWFVLTSESISWYKDEEEREKKYMLPLDGLKLRDLEQGFMSRRHLFALFNPEGRNVYKDSKQLELSCETQDDVDSWKASFLRAGVYPEKSTEQANGEGEEGYEGGSEAQSSMDPQLERQVETIRNLVDSYMKIVTKTTRDLVPKTIMHLIINNAKDFINGELLAHLYASGDQASMMEESPEEAQKREEMLRMYHACKEALRIIGDVSMATVSTPVPPPVKNDWLASGENPRLSPPSPGGPRRGVTQPPPLSSSRAPPPVPTGGRPAPAIPNRPGPGGPPPARSTPGLPPPMVPSRGGGLQQRVTQAATQAAANAAVNELMDAFKIKRPVPNIPPRIPDRPYYGRLN; encoded by the exons ATGGCAGGAAACACGGGTATGGAACAGTTGATCCCAATCGTGAACAAGCTGCAAGATGCATTCACGCAACTTGGGGTGCACATGCAACTGGATCTGCCACAGATCGCGGTGGTGGGTGGACAGAGTGCAGGAAAAAGTTCTGTTCTCGAGAACTTTGTCGGAAA AGACTTCTTACCTAGAGGATCAGGCATAGTAACCAGAAGACCACTTATCTTACAACTGATTAATAGTACAACTG aatATGCTGAGTTTCTACATTGTAAAGGTAAAAAGTTTGTGGATTTTGATGAAGTACGGAAGGAAATCGAAgcagaaacagacagaattACTGGCAGTAATAAGGGTATTTCTAATATACCTATAAATTTAAGAGTGTATTCACCCAAtg ttttaaatttaacattGATTGACTTGCCTGGCCTTACAAAAGTACCAATTGGAGATCAACCCGCAGATATAGAAGCTCAAATCAAAGCTATGATTTTTCAATTCATCAAAAGGGAAAATTGTCTTATATTGGCAGTAACTCCTGCAAATACTGATTTGGCTAACAGTGATGCTCTTAAACTTGCCAAAGAAGTAGATCCTCaag GTGTACGTACAATTGGTGTTATTACAAAACTGGATCTTATGGATGATGGTACAGATGCAAGAGATATTCTGGAAAATAAGCTGTTACCTCTGAGACGAGGTTATATAGGTGTTGTTAATAGAAGTCAAAAAGATATAGAAGGTcgaaaagatattaaaaatgctTTAGCAGCTGAAAGGAAGTTTTTCTTAAg ccACCCATCTTATCGGCACATAGCAGATAGGTTAGGAACACCATATTTGCAACGTGTTTTAAATCAACAGTTGACAAATCATATCAGGGATACTTTACCAGCATTAAGAGATAGATTACAAAAACAGTTACTTACATTGGAGAAAGATGTAGAACAGTACAAACATTTCAGACCTGATGATCCTGCCATAAAAACAAAAGCTATGTTACA GATGATACAACAGCTTCAGTCAGATTTTGAAAGGACTATAGAAGGTTCAGGATCTGCACAAATCAATACAAACGAGCTTAGCGGAGGTGCTAAGATAAATAGATTATTCCATGAACGTTTTCCATTTGAAATAGTTAAAATGGAATTTGATGAAAAAGAATTGAGGAGAGAAATTGCTTTTGCCATTAGGAATATTCACG GTATCAGGGTAGGTTTGTTTACTCCTGATATGGCTTTTGAGGCAATAGTTAAAAAACAGATCAATAGACTCAAGGAACCTAGTCTAAAATGCGTGGATTTAGTAGTGCAAGAACTCAGTAACGTTGTACGCATTTGTACTGATAGA ATGTCACGTTATCCTAGATTGAGGGAAGAAACGGAACGTATTATTACTACTCATGTTAGACAACGTGAACAGTTGTGCAAGGAGCAGTTGATACTTCTGGTTGATTGTGAACTTGCGTACATGAATACGAATCATGAAGACTTTATTGGTTTCGCCAA CGCGGCAGCCAGTAGCCATAATGCAAG TGCACAACAGTCCTCCGAAAATGCAGTCAAATCCGGGCGTCATACGTTGGGCAATCAAGTAATACGCAAGGGGTACATGTGTATCCATAATCTCGGTATAATGAAAGGTGGCTCAAAAGATTATTGGTTTGTCCTAACATCGGAGAGTATTTCTTGGTACAAGGACGAAGAA GAACGCGAGAAGAAGTACATGTTACCTTTAGATGGATTAAAATTACGCGATTTGGAACAAGGTTTCATGTCCCGACGTCACTTGTTCGCTTTGTTTAATCCTGAGGGCAGAAACGTTTACAAGGATTCCAAGCAGCTTGAATTAAGTTGTGAAACACAGGACGATGTTGACTCTTGGAAAGCTTCTTTCCTCAGAGCTGGCGTATATCCTGAAAAGTCAACGGAACAAGCGAATGGCGAAGGAgag GAAGGATATGAG GGTGGATCAGAAGCTCAGTCATCGATGGATCCTCAGTTGGAGCGACAAGTGGAGACCATCAGAAATCTTGTGGATTCGTACATGAAGATTGTCACGAAAACTACTCGCGATCTCGTTCCAAAGACAATTATGCACTTGATCATCAATAACGCGAAGGATTTCATCAATGGAGAGCTGTTGGCACATTTGTACGCGAGTGGTGATCAG GCTTCGATGATGGAAGAATCGCCTGAAGAAGCACAAAAACGGGAAGAAATGTTACGCATGTATCACGCATGCAAGGAGGCACTTCGTATCATCGGAGATGTCTCAATGGCGACGGTGTCCACTCCAGTACCACCGCCAGTGAAAAACGATTGGTTGGCGTCTGGCGAGAATCCAAG GTTATCACCACCATCACCTGGTGGGCCAAGACGTGGAGTGACACAGCCACCACCTCTTTCTAGTTCTCGTGCTCCACCGCCGGTGCCAACAGGGGGCCGTCCAGCACCGGCTATTCCTAACAGACCTGGACCTGGTGGACCACCACCGGCCCGTTCTACACCTGGCCTACCTCCTCCTATGGTACCATC TCGTGGGGGTGGTCTACAACAGAGGGTGACGCAAGCTGCGACGCAGGCCGCTGCTAACGCCGCTGTGAACGAGCTGATGGACGCATTCAAGATCAA GCGTCCCGTCCCCAATATTCCTCCCCGAATTCCCGACAGACCGTACTATGGCCGATTAAACTGA